The following proteins are encoded in a genomic region of Bubalus kerabau isolate K-KA32 ecotype Philippines breed swamp buffalo chromosome 13, PCC_UOA_SB_1v2, whole genome shotgun sequence:
- the LOC129626118 gene encoding M-phase phosphoprotein 6 produces the protein MAAERKTKLSKNLLHMKFMQRGLDSETKKQLEEEEKKIISEEHWYLDLPELKEKESFIIEEQSFLLCEDLLYGRMSFRGFNPEVEKLMLQMNTKNKAEEVEEQTVELDVSDEEMARRYETLVGTIGKKFAKKRDRAIYEEDENGDIKPVKAKKMFLKPQD, from the coding sequence ATGGCGGCCGAGCGCAAAACTAAGTTATCCAAGAACTTGCTGCACATGAAGTTCATGCAAAGGGGACTGGACTCGGAAACCAAGAAACAactagaagaggaagaaaagaaaatcattagtGAAGAGCACTGGTACTTGGATTTGCCTGagctgaaagagaaagagagtttCATTATAGAAGAGCAGAGTTTCTTGTTGTGTGAAGATCTTCTCTATGGAAGAATGTCATTCAGAGGATTTAATCCTGAGGTTGAGAAATTAATGCTTCAGATGAACACCAAGAACAAAGCAGAAGAAGTTGAAGAGCAAACAGTGGAGCTCGATGTGTCAGATGAAGAAATGGCTAGAAGATATGAGACCTTGGTGGGGACAATTGGGAAAAAGTTTGCCAAGAAAAGAGACCGTGCCATTTACGAAGAAGATGAAAATGGAGACATAAAACCAGTTAAAGCAAAGAAGATGTTCTTAAAGCCCCAAGATTAA